A stretch of the Argentina anserina chromosome 6, drPotAnse1.1, whole genome shotgun sequence genome encodes the following:
- the LOC126796995 gene encoding probable inactive receptor kinase At5g16590: MLARALTVTRKSPKDDVYIRDLVCSQSGSFIDYEDCIVGFMVDLPLVCCDHDKKCVGCGESLAHLTLRGVLRGSVGVIGESRLAMTEKVVLLGGRVCAVKRFRQLSIKRREFGKRIERLAEVSKKCEFLVPVTAYLFAKRIKFVLSDYRPMGSLADLLAGARDHGHTALVWNQRLAIICDIVKAIAYVHKQSPPYQKNMIMNIHGSVKTTNVLVNIDFSACLSDYGFTQLAEQVEIPETGQVMKSPRWLVEKTNYSNELSQRADIYNFGVILLDILAGPKGLSLLEMEVNEKKEAMKSGGLDMVEFDMRDKTEQRQVSKFFGIALTCTNAYPDSRSTIDEISYEISRL, from the exons ATGCTTGCTAGAGCATTGACAGTAACGAGAAAGAGCCCTAAAGATGACGTCTACATACGCGACCTCGTCTGCAGCCAATCGGGCTCCTTCATCGACTATGAGGACTGCATTGTCGGCTTTATGGTTGATCTGCCACTAGTCTGCTGCGACCATGACAAGAAGTGCGTCGGATGTGGGGAGAGTTTGGCACACTTAACCCTGAGGGGTGTGCTCAGAGGTTCGGTGGGTGTGATCGGAGAGAGCCGGTTGGCGATGACTGAGAAGGTGGTGCTCTTGGGAGGAAGAGTGTGTGCGGTTAAGAGGTTTAGACAGCTGAGTATTAAAAGGCGTGAGTTTGGGAAGAGAATTGAGAGATTGGCTGAGGTGAGTAAGAAGTGTGAGTTTCTTGTTCCTGTCACTGCTTATTTGTTTGCCAAGAGGATCAAGTTTGTGCTTTCAGATTATCGCCCCATGGGAAGCCTCGCTGACTTGCTTGCTG GTGCGAGGGATCATGGTCACACCGCGCTAGTTTGGAACCAAAGGCTGGCCATAATTTGCGACATTGTGAAAGCAATAGCCTATGTCCATAAACAATCTCCTCCATACCAAAAGAACATGATAATGAACATCCACGGCAGCGTCAAGACCACAAATGTATTAGTGAACATCGACTTCTCAGCCTGCTTATCAGATTACGGGTTCACCCAATTGGCAGAGCAAGTGGAAATTCCCGAAACGGGGCAGGTGATGAAGTCCCCCCGCTGGCTGGTAGAGAAGACCAATTATTCAAATGAGCTGTCCCAGAGGGCTGATATTTACAACTTCGGGGTGATACTACTGGACATTTTAGCAGGGCCAAAGGGTCTGAGTCTGCTGGAAATGGAGGTGAATGAGAAGAAGGAAGCCATGAAATCTGGTGGTTTGGATATGGTGGAGTTTGATATGAGGGATAAGACAGAACAAAGGCAGGTATCAAAGTTTTTCGGCATCGCCCTGACATGTACAAATGCCTACCCAGACTCTAGGAGTACAATAGATGAGATCAGTTATGAAATCTCGAGGTTGTAA